One window from the genome of Cardiocondyla obscurior isolate alpha-2009 linkage group LG04, Cobs3.1, whole genome shotgun sequence encodes:
- the LOC139102253 gene encoding uncharacterized protein isoform X5 — MYILLYSNYTRKVICLLALASHKNFRVSQAKPRVAKVGKCESGKQQLSKVSPTTGGNRVSEIILQPESSLSSVISLTISCHICGHFIERKTHNPSSNMVGMAQRPWTPTKRRGPIAAEYSSPGPACVTLPPLIGKTVTDSKRERAPAFSFGSRHASKISSAGPGPGQYNVSGLSAKGKDAAPAVSLYGRTKSTKPEITPAPGDYNPQKAEKVILDSSPKYSFGVKTQIEKISGTPAPGTYSPEKINFEKGPQYSLAGKSQTEKCSDTPAPGAYCPEKVKLDSSPQFSFGLRPAVEKLNDTPAPGTYSPEKVNLNKGPQYSLSGKGPAEKLADTPAPGTYCPEKIKLDTTPQYSFGIKPSLEKPSDTPAPGAYSPEKVNLNKGPQYSLFGKGPSDKPSDTPAPGTYSPEKVRLNNTPQYSFGIKHAPNKSSDTPAPNTYSPEKVNLDKGPQYSLYGKGFAEKPADTPAPGAYSPEKVRLDNTPQYSFGIKHAPNKPSDTPAPGTYSPEKVNLDKGPQYSLTGKGPAEKPIDTPAPGAYSPEKVKLDATPKYSFGLRTPLDKPSDTPAPGAYCPEKINLDKGPQYSLTGKGIPEKLNDNPGPADYKPEKALNLEHKPYYSFGDRNSLDKSKDTPGPADYSPEKALSLEHKPYFSFGNRKPFYKSRDTPGPGKYKPEKAQHLEHKPYFSFGHRKPLYKASDTPAPGTYSPEKINLAKSPQYSFGIKTDMHEKNALPGPGEYSPEKAMLLLEKALRFTFGLRPPMNRLNDVPAPNIYNIPSALGGTKEGNKKAAPAYSISGRQKVFTDDRVLVPGPGAYETVKPDAIRAKSPAYSISARFPLPDDHSQIPGPGAHCPEKVLLDIPPAHTFGIRHSPYICNLKDAVY; from the exons atgtatatacttttgtacTCCAATTATACACGCAAGGTAATCTGTTTGCTGGCGCTTGCGTCTCACAAGAATTTCAGAGTCTCCCAAGCGAAGCCCCGAGTTGCAAAGGTGGGGAAATGTGAATCCGGGAAACAG CAGTTATCAAAAGTTTCCCCTACGACTGGCGGCAATCGAGTCAGCGAAATCATTTTACAACCAGAATCATCATTGTCATCTGTTATCTCATTAACGATATCTTGCCATATTTGCGGACATTTTATTG agagaaagacacACAACCCTTCAAGTAACATGGTTGGAATGGCACAGAGACCCTGGACACCTACGAAAAGACGAGGACCGATTGCCGCCGAATATAGTAGCCCGGGACCAGCTTGTGTAACTTTACCACCGTTAATAG GAAAAACAGTTACAGATTCCAAACGTGAACGAGCGCCAGCATTCTCCTTCGGCAGcag acatGCATCGAAAATCAGTAGCGCTGGACCTGGTCCTGGGCAATATAACGTTTCTGGGCTTAGCGCGAAAG GGAAGGACGCCGCGCCTGCTGTGTCGTTGTACGGCCGAACAAAGTCAACGAAACCGGAAATTACACCAGCACCAGGCGACTACAATCCACAAAAAGCGGAAAAGGTCATTCTAGATAGCTCACCGAAATATTCTTTCGGTGTTAAAacacaaattgaaaaaatcagCGGTACACCTG CACCCGGAACGTACAGCCCAGAGAAAATAAACTTCGAGAAAGGTCCACAGTACAGTTTGGCTGGCAAAAGTCAAACTGAGAAATGCAGCGATACACCAG CTCCAGGCGCATACTGTCCTGAGAAAGTGAAATTGGATTCATCACCGCAATTCAGTTTTGGATTAAGACCAGCCGTGGAAAAGTTAAACGATACGCCAG cgcccGGTACATATAGTCCTGAGAAAGTAAATTTGAATAAAGGGCCTCAATATAGTCTAAGTGGCAAGGGTCCAGCTGAGAAACTCGCTGATACCCCAG CACCTGGAACGTATTGCcctgagaaaattaaattagacacTACACCGCAATATAGTTTTGGAATTAAACCATCTTTGGAGAAACCTAGCGACACTCCAG CTCCTGGGGCATACAGTCcagaaaaagtaaatttgaaTAAAGGACCACAATACAGTTTATTTGGCAAAGGACCTTCTGATAAGCCTTCTGATACACCAG cacCTGGAACGTATTCTCCGGAAAAAGTAAGATTGAATAATACACCACAATATAGTTTTGGAATCAAGCATGCACCAAATAAATCCAGTGACACACcag CACCAAACACTTACAGTCCAGAAAAAGTGAATTTAGACAAGGGACCACAGTACAGTTTGTATGGCAAAGGATTCGCTGAAAAACCCGCGGATACACCAG cgcCTGGAGCGTATTCGCCGGAAAAAGTGAGATTAGATAACACGCCGCAATATAGTTTCGGCATTAAACATGCTCCAAATAAACCCAGTGACACGCCAG CTCCTGGAACATATAGTCCGGAGAAAGTAAATTTGGATAAAGGTCCGCAGTACAGTTTAACTGGCAAAGGGCCTGCGGAGAAACCTATCGATACTCCAG CACCTGGCGCGTATTCAcccgaaaaagtaaaattagaTGCCACACCGAAATACAGTTTTGGACTCAGAACTCCTTTAGATAAACCCAGCGATACGCCAG CACCTGGCGCTTACTGTccggagaaaataaatttggaCAAAGGACCACAATACAGCTTGACTGGAAAAGGAATAccggaaaaattaaacgataatCCAG GCCCCGCTGATTACAAACCAGAGAAAGCTCTAAATCTGGAACATAAACCTTATTACAGTTTTGGTGATAGAAACTCTTTAGATAAATCTAAAGATACACCAG GCCCAGCCGATTATTCTCCAGAGAAAGCTCTAAGTTTGGAACATAAACCGTATTTCAGTTTCGGTAATAGAAAACCTTTTTACAAGTCCCGCGATACACCAG GCCCTGGTAAATACAAGCCAGAAAAGGCTCAACATTTGGAACATAAACCTTATTTTAGTTTTGGTCACAGAAAACCTTTATATAAGGCTAGCGATACACCAG ctcCCGGTACATACAGCCCCGAAAAAATAAACCTGGCTAAATCACCTCAATATAGTTTTGGTATTAAAACCGATATGCACGAGAAGAACGCTTTACCAG GTCCTGGCGAATACAGCCCAGAAAAGGCAATGCTTTTGTTGGAGAAAGCGTTGCGATTTACTTTCGGCCTCAGACCACCCATGAATAGACTAAACGACGTTCCAG caCCCAATATCTATAACATCCCTTCTGCCCTTGGCGGAACGAAAGAGGGTAATAAAAAAGCAGCGCCCGCCTATTCAATATCCGGTAGGCAAAAAGTCTTTACCGATGATCGTGTTCTTGTACCGGGGCCGGGTGCATACGAGACTGTTAAACCAGACGCAATCAGAGCGAAAAGTCCAGCGTACAGCATAAGCGCGCGTTTTCCATTGCCTGACGATCACTCACAGATTCCAGGCCCAGGAGCACACTGTCCGGAAAAG GTGCTTCTCGACATTCCTCCTGCGCATACATTTGGCATTAGACACTCACcatatatttgcaatttgaAAGAtgctgtttattaa
- the LOC139102253 gene encoding uncharacterized protein isoform X9, translating into MYILLYSNYTRKVICLLALASHKNFRVSQAKPRVAKVGKCESGKQQLSKVSPTTGGNRVSEIILQPESSLSSVISLTISCHICGHFIERKTHNPSSNMVGMAQRPWTPTKRRGPIAAEYSSPGPACVTLPPLIGKTVTDSKRERAPAFSFGSRHASKISSAGPGPGQYNVSGLSAKGKDAAPAVSLYGRTKSTKPEITPAPGDYNPQKAEKVILDSSPKYSFGVKTQIEKISGTPAASNYHAEIVNFCRAAAFTFGIKAVLKRSSDMPAPGTYCPEKTRLDSVPQFTFGLKTSLDKPSDTPAPGTYSPEKINFEKGPQYSLAGKSQTEKCSDTPAPGAYCPEKVKLDSSPQFSFGLRPAVEKLNDTPAPGTYSPEKVNLNKGPQYSLSGKGPAEKLADTPAPGTYCPEKIKLDTTPQYSFGIKPSLEKPSDTPAPGAYSPEKVNLNKGPQYSLFGKGPSDKPSDTPAPGTYSPEKVRLNNTPQYSFGIKHAPNKSSDTPAPNTYSPEKVNLDKGPQYSLYGKGFAEKPADTPAPGAYSPEKVRLDNTPQYSFGIKHAPNKPSDTPAPGTYSPEKVNLDKGPQYSLTGKGPAEKPIDTPAPGAYSPEKVKLDATPKYSFGLRTPLDKPSDTPAPGAYCPEKINLDKGPQYSLTGKGIPEKLNDNPAPGTYSPEKINLAKSPQYSFGIKTDMHEKNALPGPGEYSPEKAMLLLEKALRFTFGLRPPMNRLNDVPAPNIYNIPSALGGTKEGNKKAAPAYSISGRQKVFTDDRVLVPGPGAYETVKPDAIRAKSPAYSISARFPLPDDHSQIPGPGAHCPEKVLLDIPPAHTFGIRHSPYICNLKDAVY; encoded by the exons atgtatatacttttgtacTCCAATTATACACGCAAGGTAATCTGTTTGCTGGCGCTTGCGTCTCACAAGAATTTCAGAGTCTCCCAAGCGAAGCCCCGAGTTGCAAAGGTGGGGAAATGTGAATCCGGGAAACAG CAGTTATCAAAAGTTTCCCCTACGACTGGCGGCAATCGAGTCAGCGAAATCATTTTACAACCAGAATCATCATTGTCATCTGTTATCTCATTAACGATATCTTGCCATATTTGCGGACATTTTATTG agagaaagacacACAACCCTTCAAGTAACATGGTTGGAATGGCACAGAGACCCTGGACACCTACGAAAAGACGAGGACCGATTGCCGCCGAATATAGTAGCCCGGGACCAGCTTGTGTAACTTTACCACCGTTAATAG GAAAAACAGTTACAGATTCCAAACGTGAACGAGCGCCAGCATTCTCCTTCGGCAGcag acatGCATCGAAAATCAGTAGCGCTGGACCTGGTCCTGGGCAATATAACGTTTCTGGGCTTAGCGCGAAAG GGAAGGACGCCGCGCCTGCTGTGTCGTTGTACGGCCGAACAAAGTCAACGAAACCGGAAATTACACCAGCACCAGGCGACTACAATCCACAAAAAGCGGAAAAGGTCATTCTAGATAGCTCACCGAAATATTCTTTCGGTGTTAAAacacaaattgaaaaaatcagCGGTACACCTG CAGCGAGCAATTATCACGCTGAAATCGTGAATTTCTGCAGAGCAGCGGCGTTCACTTTCGGCATAAAAGCTGTCTTGAAGCGATCGAGTGATATGCCCG CTCCAGGTACCTATTGTCCTGAAAAAACGAGGCTGGACAGCGTACCACAATTTACGTTCGGACTAAAAACGTCACTCGATAAACCGAGCGACACGCCAG CACCCGGAACGTACAGCCCAGAGAAAATAAACTTCGAGAAAGGTCCACAGTACAGTTTGGCTGGCAAAAGTCAAACTGAGAAATGCAGCGATACACCAG CTCCAGGCGCATACTGTCCTGAGAAAGTGAAATTGGATTCATCACCGCAATTCAGTTTTGGATTAAGACCAGCCGTGGAAAAGTTAAACGATACGCCAG cgcccGGTACATATAGTCCTGAGAAAGTAAATTTGAATAAAGGGCCTCAATATAGTCTAAGTGGCAAGGGTCCAGCTGAGAAACTCGCTGATACCCCAG CACCTGGAACGTATTGCcctgagaaaattaaattagacacTACACCGCAATATAGTTTTGGAATTAAACCATCTTTGGAGAAACCTAGCGACACTCCAG CTCCTGGGGCATACAGTCcagaaaaagtaaatttgaaTAAAGGACCACAATACAGTTTATTTGGCAAAGGACCTTCTGATAAGCCTTCTGATACACCAG cacCTGGAACGTATTCTCCGGAAAAAGTAAGATTGAATAATACACCACAATATAGTTTTGGAATCAAGCATGCACCAAATAAATCCAGTGACACACcag CACCAAACACTTACAGTCCAGAAAAAGTGAATTTAGACAAGGGACCACAGTACAGTTTGTATGGCAAAGGATTCGCTGAAAAACCCGCGGATACACCAG cgcCTGGAGCGTATTCGCCGGAAAAAGTGAGATTAGATAACACGCCGCAATATAGTTTCGGCATTAAACATGCTCCAAATAAACCCAGTGACACGCCAG CTCCTGGAACATATAGTCCGGAGAAAGTAAATTTGGATAAAGGTCCGCAGTACAGTTTAACTGGCAAAGGGCCTGCGGAGAAACCTATCGATACTCCAG CACCTGGCGCGTATTCAcccgaaaaagtaaaattagaTGCCACACCGAAATACAGTTTTGGACTCAGAACTCCTTTAGATAAACCCAGCGATACGCCAG CACCTGGCGCTTACTGTccggagaaaataaatttggaCAAAGGACCACAATACAGCTTGACTGGAAAAGGAATAccggaaaaattaaacgataatCCAG ctcCCGGTACATACAGCCCCGAAAAAATAAACCTGGCTAAATCACCTCAATATAGTTTTGGTATTAAAACCGATATGCACGAGAAGAACGCTTTACCAG GTCCTGGCGAATACAGCCCAGAAAAGGCAATGCTTTTGTTGGAGAAAGCGTTGCGATTTACTTTCGGCCTCAGACCACCCATGAATAGACTAAACGACGTTCCAG caCCCAATATCTATAACATCCCTTCTGCCCTTGGCGGAACGAAAGAGGGTAATAAAAAAGCAGCGCCCGCCTATTCAATATCCGGTAGGCAAAAAGTCTTTACCGATGATCGTGTTCTTGTACCGGGGCCGGGTGCATACGAGACTGTTAAACCAGACGCAATCAGAGCGAAAAGTCCAGCGTACAGCATAAGCGCGCGTTTTCCATTGCCTGACGATCACTCACAGATTCCAGGCCCAGGAGCACACTGTCCGGAAAAG GTGCTTCTCGACATTCCTCCTGCGCATACATTTGGCATTAGACACTCACcatatatttgcaatttgaAAGAtgctgtttattaa
- the LOC139102253 gene encoding sperm-tail PG-rich repeat-containing protein 2 isoform X10 has protein sequence MYILLYSNYTRKVICLLALASHKNFRVSQAKPRVAKVGKCESGKQQLSKVSPTTGGNRVSEIILQPESSLSSVISLTISCHICGHFIERKTHNPSSNMVGMAQRPWTPTKRRGPIAAEYSSPGPACVTLPPLIGKTVTDSKRERAPAFSFGSRHASKISSAGPGPGQYNVSGLSAKGKDAAPAVSLYGRTKSTKPEITPAPGDYNPQKAEKVILDSSPKYSFGVKTQIEKISGTPAASNYHAEIVNFCRAAAFTFGIKAVLKRSSDMPAPGTYCPEKTRLDSVPQFTFGLKTSLDKPSDTPAPGTYSPEKINFEKGPQYSLAGKSQTEKCSDTPAPGAYCPEKVKLDSSPQFSFGLRPAVEKLNDTPAPGTYSPEKVNLNKGPQYSLSGKGPAEKLADTPAPGTYSPEKVNLDKGPQYSLTGKGPAEKPIDTPAPGAYSPEKVKLDATPKYSFGLRTPLDKPSDTPAPGAYCPEKINLDKGPQYSLTGKGIPEKLNDNPGPADYKPEKALNLEHKPYYSFGDRNSLDKSKDTPGPADYSPEKALSLEHKPYFSFGNRKPFYKSRDTPGPGKYKPEKAQHLEHKPYFSFGHRKPLYKASDTPAPGTYSPEKINLAKSPQYSFGIKTDMHEKNALPGPGEYSPEKAMLLLEKALRFTFGLRPPMNRLNDVPAPNIYNIPSALGGTKEGNKKAAPAYSISGRQKVFTDDRVLVPGPGAYETVKPDAIRAKSPAYSISARFPLPDDHSQIPGPGAHCPEKVLLDIPPAHTFGIRHSPYICNLKDAVY, from the exons atgtatatacttttgtacTCCAATTATACACGCAAGGTAATCTGTTTGCTGGCGCTTGCGTCTCACAAGAATTTCAGAGTCTCCCAAGCGAAGCCCCGAGTTGCAAAGGTGGGGAAATGTGAATCCGGGAAACAG CAGTTATCAAAAGTTTCCCCTACGACTGGCGGCAATCGAGTCAGCGAAATCATTTTACAACCAGAATCATCATTGTCATCTGTTATCTCATTAACGATATCTTGCCATATTTGCGGACATTTTATTG agagaaagacacACAACCCTTCAAGTAACATGGTTGGAATGGCACAGAGACCCTGGACACCTACGAAAAGACGAGGACCGATTGCCGCCGAATATAGTAGCCCGGGACCAGCTTGTGTAACTTTACCACCGTTAATAG GAAAAACAGTTACAGATTCCAAACGTGAACGAGCGCCAGCATTCTCCTTCGGCAGcag acatGCATCGAAAATCAGTAGCGCTGGACCTGGTCCTGGGCAATATAACGTTTCTGGGCTTAGCGCGAAAG GGAAGGACGCCGCGCCTGCTGTGTCGTTGTACGGCCGAACAAAGTCAACGAAACCGGAAATTACACCAGCACCAGGCGACTACAATCCACAAAAAGCGGAAAAGGTCATTCTAGATAGCTCACCGAAATATTCTTTCGGTGTTAAAacacaaattgaaaaaatcagCGGTACACCTG CAGCGAGCAATTATCACGCTGAAATCGTGAATTTCTGCAGAGCAGCGGCGTTCACTTTCGGCATAAAAGCTGTCTTGAAGCGATCGAGTGATATGCCCG CTCCAGGTACCTATTGTCCTGAAAAAACGAGGCTGGACAGCGTACCACAATTTACGTTCGGACTAAAAACGTCACTCGATAAACCGAGCGACACGCCAG CACCCGGAACGTACAGCCCAGAGAAAATAAACTTCGAGAAAGGTCCACAGTACAGTTTGGCTGGCAAAAGTCAAACTGAGAAATGCAGCGATACACCAG CTCCAGGCGCATACTGTCCTGAGAAAGTGAAATTGGATTCATCACCGCAATTCAGTTTTGGATTAAGACCAGCCGTGGAAAAGTTAAACGATACGCCAG cgcccGGTACATATAGTCCTGAGAAAGTAAATTTGAATAAAGGGCCTCAATATAGTCTAAGTGGCAAGGGTCCAGCTGAGAAACTCGCTGATACCCCAG CTCCTGGAACATATAGTCCGGAGAAAGTAAATTTGGATAAAGGTCCGCAGTACAGTTTAACTGGCAAAGGGCCTGCGGAGAAACCTATCGATACTCCAG CACCTGGCGCGTATTCAcccgaaaaagtaaaattagaTGCCACACCGAAATACAGTTTTGGACTCAGAACTCCTTTAGATAAACCCAGCGATACGCCAG CACCTGGCGCTTACTGTccggagaaaataaatttggaCAAAGGACCACAATACAGCTTGACTGGAAAAGGAATAccggaaaaattaaacgataatCCAG GCCCCGCTGATTACAAACCAGAGAAAGCTCTAAATCTGGAACATAAACCTTATTACAGTTTTGGTGATAGAAACTCTTTAGATAAATCTAAAGATACACCAG GCCCAGCCGATTATTCTCCAGAGAAAGCTCTAAGTTTGGAACATAAACCGTATTTCAGTTTCGGTAATAGAAAACCTTTTTACAAGTCCCGCGATACACCAG GCCCTGGTAAATACAAGCCAGAAAAGGCTCAACATTTGGAACATAAACCTTATTTTAGTTTTGGTCACAGAAAACCTTTATATAAGGCTAGCGATACACCAG ctcCCGGTACATACAGCCCCGAAAAAATAAACCTGGCTAAATCACCTCAATATAGTTTTGGTATTAAAACCGATATGCACGAGAAGAACGCTTTACCAG GTCCTGGCGAATACAGCCCAGAAAAGGCAATGCTTTTGTTGGAGAAAGCGTTGCGATTTACTTTCGGCCTCAGACCACCCATGAATAGACTAAACGACGTTCCAG caCCCAATATCTATAACATCCCTTCTGCCCTTGGCGGAACGAAAGAGGGTAATAAAAAAGCAGCGCCCGCCTATTCAATATCCGGTAGGCAAAAAGTCTTTACCGATGATCGTGTTCTTGTACCGGGGCCGGGTGCATACGAGACTGTTAAACCAGACGCAATCAGAGCGAAAAGTCCAGCGTACAGCATAAGCGCGCGTTTTCCATTGCCTGACGATCACTCACAGATTCCAGGCCCAGGAGCACACTGTCCGGAAAAG GTGCTTCTCGACATTCCTCCTGCGCATACATTTGGCATTAGACACTCACcatatatttgcaatttgaAAGAtgctgtttattaa
- the LOC139102253 gene encoding uncharacterized protein isoform X4, which translates to MYILLYSNYTRKVICLLALASHKNFRVSQAKPRVAKVGKCESGKQQLSKVSPTTGGNRVSEIILQPESSLSSVISLTISCHICGHFIERKTHNPSSNMVGMAQRPWTPTKRRGPIAAEYSSPGPACVTLPPLIGKTVTDSKRERAPAFSFGSRHASKISSAGPGPGQYNVSGLSAKGKDAAPAVSLYGRTKSTKPEITPAPGDYNPQKAEKVILDSSPKYSFGVKTQIEKISGTPAPGTYCPEKTRLDSVPQFTFGLKTSLDKPSDTPAPGTYSPEKINFEKGPQYSLAGKSQTEKCSDTPAPGAYCPEKVKLDSSPQFSFGLRPAVEKLNDTPAPGTYSPEKVNLNKGPQYSLSGKGPAEKLADTPAPGTYCPEKIKLDTTPQYSFGIKPSLEKPSDTPAPGAYSPEKVNLNKGPQYSLFGKGPSDKPSDTPAPGTYSPEKVRLNNTPQYSFGIKHAPNKSSDTPAPNTYSPEKVNLDKGPQYSLYGKGFAEKPADTPAPGAYSPEKVRLDNTPQYSFGIKHAPNKPSDTPAPGTYSPEKVNLDKGPQYSLTGKGPAEKPIDTPAPGAYSPEKVKLDATPKYSFGLRTPLDKPSDTPAPGAYCPEKINLDKGPQYSLTGKGIPEKLNDNPGPADYKPEKALNLEHKPYYSFGDRNSLDKSKDTPGPADYSPEKALSLEHKPYFSFGNRKPFYKSRDTPGPGKYKPEKAQHLEHKPYFSFGHRKPLYKASDTPAPGTYSPEKINLAKSPQYSFGIKTDMHEKNALPGPGEYSPEKAMLLLEKALRFTFGLRPPMNRLNDVPAPNIYNIPSALGGTKEGNKKAAPAYSISGRQKVFTDDRVLVPGPGAYETVKPDAIRAKSPAYSISARFPLPDDHSQIPGPGAHCPEKVLLDIPPAHTFGIRHSPYICNLKDAVY; encoded by the exons atgtatatacttttgtacTCCAATTATACACGCAAGGTAATCTGTTTGCTGGCGCTTGCGTCTCACAAGAATTTCAGAGTCTCCCAAGCGAAGCCCCGAGTTGCAAAGGTGGGGAAATGTGAATCCGGGAAACAG CAGTTATCAAAAGTTTCCCCTACGACTGGCGGCAATCGAGTCAGCGAAATCATTTTACAACCAGAATCATCATTGTCATCTGTTATCTCATTAACGATATCTTGCCATATTTGCGGACATTTTATTG agagaaagacacACAACCCTTCAAGTAACATGGTTGGAATGGCACAGAGACCCTGGACACCTACGAAAAGACGAGGACCGATTGCCGCCGAATATAGTAGCCCGGGACCAGCTTGTGTAACTTTACCACCGTTAATAG GAAAAACAGTTACAGATTCCAAACGTGAACGAGCGCCAGCATTCTCCTTCGGCAGcag acatGCATCGAAAATCAGTAGCGCTGGACCTGGTCCTGGGCAATATAACGTTTCTGGGCTTAGCGCGAAAG GGAAGGACGCCGCGCCTGCTGTGTCGTTGTACGGCCGAACAAAGTCAACGAAACCGGAAATTACACCAGCACCAGGCGACTACAATCCACAAAAAGCGGAAAAGGTCATTCTAGATAGCTCACCGAAATATTCTTTCGGTGTTAAAacacaaattgaaaaaatcagCGGTACACCTG CTCCAGGTACCTATTGTCCTGAAAAAACGAGGCTGGACAGCGTACCACAATTTACGTTCGGACTAAAAACGTCACTCGATAAACCGAGCGACACGCCAG CACCCGGAACGTACAGCCCAGAGAAAATAAACTTCGAGAAAGGTCCACAGTACAGTTTGGCTGGCAAAAGTCAAACTGAGAAATGCAGCGATACACCAG CTCCAGGCGCATACTGTCCTGAGAAAGTGAAATTGGATTCATCACCGCAATTCAGTTTTGGATTAAGACCAGCCGTGGAAAAGTTAAACGATACGCCAG cgcccGGTACATATAGTCCTGAGAAAGTAAATTTGAATAAAGGGCCTCAATATAGTCTAAGTGGCAAGGGTCCAGCTGAGAAACTCGCTGATACCCCAG CACCTGGAACGTATTGCcctgagaaaattaaattagacacTACACCGCAATATAGTTTTGGAATTAAACCATCTTTGGAGAAACCTAGCGACACTCCAG CTCCTGGGGCATACAGTCcagaaaaagtaaatttgaaTAAAGGACCACAATACAGTTTATTTGGCAAAGGACCTTCTGATAAGCCTTCTGATACACCAG cacCTGGAACGTATTCTCCGGAAAAAGTAAGATTGAATAATACACCACAATATAGTTTTGGAATCAAGCATGCACCAAATAAATCCAGTGACACACcag CACCAAACACTTACAGTCCAGAAAAAGTGAATTTAGACAAGGGACCACAGTACAGTTTGTATGGCAAAGGATTCGCTGAAAAACCCGCGGATACACCAG cgcCTGGAGCGTATTCGCCGGAAAAAGTGAGATTAGATAACACGCCGCAATATAGTTTCGGCATTAAACATGCTCCAAATAAACCCAGTGACACGCCAG CTCCTGGAACATATAGTCCGGAGAAAGTAAATTTGGATAAAGGTCCGCAGTACAGTTTAACTGGCAAAGGGCCTGCGGAGAAACCTATCGATACTCCAG CACCTGGCGCGTATTCAcccgaaaaagtaaaattagaTGCCACACCGAAATACAGTTTTGGACTCAGAACTCCTTTAGATAAACCCAGCGATACGCCAG CACCTGGCGCTTACTGTccggagaaaataaatttggaCAAAGGACCACAATACAGCTTGACTGGAAAAGGAATAccggaaaaattaaacgataatCCAG GCCCCGCTGATTACAAACCAGAGAAAGCTCTAAATCTGGAACATAAACCTTATTACAGTTTTGGTGATAGAAACTCTTTAGATAAATCTAAAGATACACCAG GCCCAGCCGATTATTCTCCAGAGAAAGCTCTAAGTTTGGAACATAAACCGTATTTCAGTTTCGGTAATAGAAAACCTTTTTACAAGTCCCGCGATACACCAG GCCCTGGTAAATACAAGCCAGAAAAGGCTCAACATTTGGAACATAAACCTTATTTTAGTTTTGGTCACAGAAAACCTTTATATAAGGCTAGCGATACACCAG ctcCCGGTACATACAGCCCCGAAAAAATAAACCTGGCTAAATCACCTCAATATAGTTTTGGTATTAAAACCGATATGCACGAGAAGAACGCTTTACCAG GTCCTGGCGAATACAGCCCAGAAAAGGCAATGCTTTTGTTGGAGAAAGCGTTGCGATTTACTTTCGGCCTCAGACCACCCATGAATAGACTAAACGACGTTCCAG caCCCAATATCTATAACATCCCTTCTGCCCTTGGCGGAACGAAAGAGGGTAATAAAAAAGCAGCGCCCGCCTATTCAATATCCGGTAGGCAAAAAGTCTTTACCGATGATCGTGTTCTTGTACCGGGGCCGGGTGCATACGAGACTGTTAAACCAGACGCAATCAGAGCGAAAAGTCCAGCGTACAGCATAAGCGCGCGTTTTCCATTGCCTGACGATCACTCACAGATTCCAGGCCCAGGAGCACACTGTCCGGAAAAG GTGCTTCTCGACATTCCTCCTGCGCATACATTTGGCATTAGACACTCACcatatatttgcaatttgaAAGAtgctgtttattaa